One part of the Panthera leo isolate Ple1 chromosome D4, P.leo_Ple1_pat1.1, whole genome shotgun sequence genome encodes these proteins:
- the LOC122204553 gene encoding interferon omega-1-like codes for MALLRPLLTALALLTCRPGGSLGCALPGSHAQVSRDNLVLLGQMRRLSPFLCLRARKDFRFPREMLEGGQLREAQAAAAVLRELLQQTFNLLHTERSSAAWSPAPLHGLRSGLHRQLEALDACLVQATGEGERAPGMHGPALAIKRYFQDIRVYLEDQGYSDCAWEVVRLEIMRALSSSATLQDSLAIKDGDLGSP; via the coding sequence ATGGCTCTCCTGCGCCCTCTGCTGACCGCCCTGGCGCTGCTCACCTGCCGCCCTGGAGGCTCTCTGGGCTGTGCCCTGCCTGGGAGCCACGCGCAGGTTAGCAGGGACAACTTGGTGCTCCTGGGCCAGATGCGGCGACTGTCCCCTTTCTTGTGCCTGCGGGCCAGAAAAGACTTCCGCTTCCCCCGGGAGATGCTGGAGGGCGGCCAGCTCCGGGAGGCccaggccgccgccgccgtccTGCGGGAGCTGCTCCAGCAGACGTTCAACCTGTTGCACACGGAGCGCTCCTCGGCGGCCTGGAGCCCCGCGCCGCTGCACGGACTCCGCTCTGGCCTCCACCGGCAGCTGGAAGCCCTGGACGCCTGCCTGGTGCAGGCCACGGGCGAGGGAGAGCGCGCCCCGGGGATGCACGGCCCTGCCCTGGCCATCAAGAGGTACTTCCAGGACATCCGCGTCTACCTGGAGGACCAGGGATACAGTGACTGCGCCTGGGAAGTTGTCAGGCTGGAAATCATGAGAGCCTTGTCCTCCTCGGCGACCTTGCAAGACAGCTTGGCCATCAAGGATGGAGACCTGGGGTCACCTTGA